One Rhizoctonia solani chromosome 1, complete sequence DNA window includes the following coding sequences:
- a CDS encoding phospholipid-translocating P-type ATPase, with protein sequence MPPRSTNAFARAYRALADFNVESLFSRAPPPAVPRNVYINQELPKDMFDAKGKILKENKYATNQVVTSKYTVLTFVPRNLLEQFRRIANISSRAAKDGYEDIKRHQSDRQVNHSIVHVLRAGNHKNHNVMRHKEKTFVPGVPLPKFVRRGKVKNASATPESTPTSAVNLEKGSPESMQMSVLSPNNDPDDLPPPEDNPGAPHWALLYGKTYKSVIFEEENVAYVETKNLDGETNLKSRHAVPELTHLRTAQDCVQANPMKIEAEAPDVNMYRLNAAVVTESGKKSPIDLQTVFLRGTVLRNTRWATGIVLYTGGDSKIVLNSGGTPSKRSKVERQMNPQVFINLIILAAMAVVCAIVDSTLEKRAFRNGAYWMAFATQPDDNPSINGLVTFANALITFQNVIPISLYISIEFVRTCQAAFIYFDREIYYAKNDTPTLARSWNLSDDLGQIEYVFSDKTGTLTQNNMVFRQCSVGGTIYKGEDLPEESESESDSDDNPAIKKSPSSDTTAIDDDPEAGQPRKHPTLATTKFANAQLKQDIESPRDDGHMRQLYGFFSTLALCHTVLAGTNEQTGRLEYKAQSPDEAALVQAAADAGFIFLGREREIMRMQTPFAGVEEFELLNVLDFTSARKRMSVIVRKMDPEDRRVFLMCKGADNVIFERLKSGNDSIRQKTGEDLDYFASEGLRTLCLAYKTISPDEYEAWNERYHEAQVALEGREEKIEAVSDQIERDLRLLGATAIEDRLQDGVPKAIADLKRAGIKVWVATGDKLETAIAIGYSTNLISKDANLIIVRGGADTFAVHEQMKKAANEFFPDDKIMDNPAVHPTEEPATPSGEAMDEEAPWNRQLMIELSTRCPDGPLIKDELGVMTLAIGDGANDVSMIKLRMWCGYFGRGRSSGSKLVGLCDCPVPILDEAIVVHGHWSYVRNSNMIVNFFFKNIVCIGSYGGSKFIADGVLHMCSNTYLLFWNVFWSIAPVIAIGIFDRNIDADILVTLPELYRYGREGRWFGVRVFALYMFDGIYQSAVIFFFILYAYRSTSARTDGYDVGMYEFSTTMVVATVMAVNAFNGLNTRAWTGWVWFAVTIGVILVWAYTAIYSLIRPAAFYTPAYGNTYYLFRSAYFWFGIPIAFCLALAPRYISKTIRLIEFSNDIDIMRIIRARDPNVDVAHHPKLGGHFTEQQAEVRASADSYPPRRTHSRQPTLHSLGSRTDMSTGMRSTGNRGFDFSAEEGGVAIRRMQSNISERQRARIEGLSDDEDGQKRKGSLRIIPAAVRRSLRLKGRTSPSQTHEH encoded by the exons ATGCCCCCTCGCAGCACCAATGCATTTGCCCGTGCCTATCGCGCACTGGCCGACTTCAACGTCGAGTCCCTCTTCTCACGTGCCCCACCACCGGCAGTACCGCGCAATGTATACATCAACCAGGAGCTGCCAAAGGACATGTTCGACGCCAAGGGCAAGATACTCAAGGAGAACAAATATGCGACTAATCAAGTCGTCACCTCCAAGTACACCGTTCTGACTTTTGTTCCTCGTAACTTGCTCGAACAGTTTCGGCGTATCGCCAACAT TTCTTCCCGCG CTGCCAAGGACGGATATGAAGACATCAAGCGACACCAGTCTGACCGGCAAGTGAACCACTCGATTGTGCATGTGTTACGTGCAGGGAACCACAAGAACCACAATGTGATGCGACACAAGGAAAAAACATTTGTTCCAGGAGTGCCTCTTCCCAAGTTTGTCCGCCGCGGCAAAGTAAAGAACGCCAGCGCCACCCCCGAATCCACCCCTACGTCTGCTGTCAACCTCGAAAAAGGCTCCCCAGAATCAATGCAAATGAGCGTGCTTTCTCCCAATAACGACCCTGACGACCTCCCACCACCTGAAGACAATCCCGGTGCTCCACACTGGGCCCTACTCTATGGGAAGACGTACAAGTCGGTGATTTT CGAGGAGGAAAATGTGGCCTATGTCGAAACCAAGAACTTGGATGGCGAGACCAATCTCAAGTCCCGTCACGCCGTTCCCGAGCTCACTCATTTGCGCACGGCCCAAGACTGCGTTCAGGCCAACCCCATGAAAATCGAGGCCGAGGCTCCCGATGTGAACATGTACAGACTCAACGCCGCCGTCGTGACTGAGAGCGGGAAGAAATCTCCGATTGATTTGCAGACTGTCTTTTTGCGTGGGACCGTTCTTCGAAATACACGATGGGCCACGGGTATTGTTCTCTATACTGGTGGCGACTCTAAGATCGTTCTGAACTCGGGTGGTACACCCAGTAAACGGAGCAAAGTTGAACGACAAATGAATCCTCAAGT GTTTATCAACTTGATTATTCTAGCCGCCATGGCCGTGGTCTGTGCCATTGTCGACTCCACACTCGAGAAGCGCGCGTTCAGAAATGGTGCTTACTGGATGGCTTTTGCGACTCAGCCGGATGATAACCCCAGCATCAACGGGCTGGTGACATTCGCCAACGCCCTCATCACCTTCCAGAACGTTATTCCCATCTCCCTATACAT ATCTATTGAATTCGTACGAACGTGCCAGGCAGCGTTTATTTACTTTGACCGAGAAATATATTATGCGAAAAATGACACTCCGACGCTCGCCCGCTCATGGAACTTGTCTGATGACCTTGGCCAGATTGAATATGTCTTTTCAGACAAGACCGGCACGTTGACTCAGAATAACATG GTGTTCAGACAATGTTCGGTTGGCGGCACCATCTACAAAGGCGAAGATTTACCCGAAGAATCCGAATCCGAGAGCGACTCTGATGATAACCCAGCAATCAAAAAGAGCCCCTCGTCCGACACGACCGCAATTGACGATGATCCCGAAGCCGGTCAACCACGCAAA CATCCCACCCTAGCCACCACCAAATTCGCCAATGCTCAGCTCAAGCAGGATATCGAGTCTCCCCGCGATGATGGCCACATGCGTCAACTGTACGGATTCTTTTCTACCCTTGCACTGTGTCATACCGTCCTTGCTGGCACAAACGAGCAAACCGGTCGACTAGAATACAAGGCTCAATCCCCCGACGAGGCCGCGCTTGTTCAAGCCGCTGCAGACGCCGGCTTCATTTTCCTCGGTCGCGAGCGCGAAATTATGCGTATGCAAACACCGTTTGCGGGTGTTGAAGAATTCGAGCTTTTGAACGTCTTGGACTTTACGAGCGCACGTAAACGTATGAGTGTCATTGTCCGCAAGATGGATCCCGAGGACCGCAGGGTATTTTTGATGTGCAAGGGAGCGGACAACGTTATTTTCGAGAGGCTCAAATCTGGCAACGATAGCATAAGGCAAAAGACTGGGGAGGACTTGGACTATTTTGCTAGTGAAG GTCTTCGTACTCTCTGCTTGGCCTACAAGACCATCTCGCCTGACGAATATGAAGCTTGGAACGAGCGCTACCATGAAGCTCAAGTTGCTTTGGAAGGCCGCGAGGAAAAGATCGAGGCTGTTTCGGACCAGATTGAGCGTGACCTACGGTTATTGGGCGCCACTGCAATCGAAGACAGGCTCCAAGATGGTGTTCCCAAGGCAATCGCCGATTTGAAGCGCGCTGGAATCAAAGTATGGGTCGCTACCGGTGATAAACTTGAGACTGCCATTG CCATTGGATATAGTACCAACCTCATTTCCAAGGATGCCAACTTGATTATTGTGCGAGGCGGGGCGGATACGTTTGCGGTGCACGAACAAATGAAAAAGGCTGCGAACGAGTTTTTCCCTGATGACAAGATCATGGATAATCCTGCTGTGCATCCGACCGAGGAGCCCGCGACGCCTTCAGGCGAG GCTATGGATGAAGAAGCGCCCTGGAACCGCCAGCTGATGATCGAACTTTCGACTCGGT GCCCAGATGGTCCGTTGATCAAGGACGAATTGGGCGTGATGACCCTTGCGATTGGAGACGGTGCGAACGACGTGAGCATGATCAAGCTGCGGATGTGGTGTGGGTATTTCGGGAGAGGAAGGTCTTCAGGCAGTAAACTCGTCGGATTATGCGATTGCCCAG TTCCGATTCTTGACGAGGCTATTGTTGTCCATGGGCACTGGTCGTATGTCCGAAATTCGAATAT GATTGTCAACTTCTTCTTTAAGAATATCGTATGTATTGGGTCCTATGGTGGTTCCAAATTTATTGCGGATGGAGTACTACATA TGTGTTCGAATACCTATCTCTTGTTCTGGAATGTGTTTTGGTCGATCGCTCCAGTTATTGCTATCGGTATCTTTGATCGCAATATTG ATGCGGATATTTTGGTTACATTGCCTGAGCTTTACCGGTATGGTCGTGAAGGTCGCTGGTTTGGTGTTCGTGTGTTTGCGCTCTATATGTTTGATGGTATCTATCAG TCCGCGGTCATATTCTTCTTTATCCTCTACGCATATAGATCCACCAGCGCACGTACAGATGGTTACGATGTTGGCATGTATGAGTTCTCAACG ACTATGGTCGTTGCCACCGTCATGGCTGTCAATGCCTTCAACGGCCTGAACACTCGTGCTTGGACAGGCTGGGTTTGGTTCGCGGTTACGATCGGAGTCATCCTCGTGTGGGCATACACCGCAATTTATTCTCTGATCAGACCAGCTGCTTTCTATACTCCAGCATA CGGCAATACGTATTACCTCTTCCGCTCCGCGTACTTCTGGTTTGGGATCCCCATTGCGTTCTGCCTCGCCCTTGCTCCTCGTTACATCTCCAAGACTATCCGCTTGATCGAGTTCTCGAACGACATCGATATTATGCGTATCATCCGTGCGCGTGATCCCAACGTTGATGTTGCCCATCACCCCAAACTCGGCGGCCACTTTACGGAACAACAAGCCGAAGTCCGAGCCAGCGCGGATTCGTACCCTCCGCGACGCACGCACTCTCGCCAGCCAACGTTACACTCGCTTGGTAGCCGAACAGACATGTCCACTGGTATGCGTTCAACCGGCAACCGCGGGTTCGACTTTTCCGCAGAGGAAGGTGGTGTTGCTATTCGCAGAATGCAGAGCAACATTAGCGAGCGACAACGAGCACGGATCGAGGGTTTATCCGACGACGAAGATGGTCAGAAGCGAAAGGGCAGCTTACGGATAATACCCGCCGCCGTTCGCCGGTCATTACGTCTCAAGGGCCGAACTTCACCATCTCAAACACACGAACATTAG
- a CDS encoding phospholipase yields MSTASNPEQLTSEQRESLLYRLAQDYRDLNGTEVEVWPHTPSSIEFARIVNVGRPVLFRNTPNMKDLPALTRWTDDYLGSIMGDRKVSVAITPNGQVLASFDIPTGLSTEHRFVFAGEQTRCTLCQELFQAIKRSEQDASSDVCYLQSQNGNMYSAVDFESIPDRPSDSELCPQLLSDVPKEISWASEALEPERHQVELPTR; encoded by the exons ATGTCCACCGCCTCGAACCCTGAACAGCTCACTAGTGAACAACGCGAAAGCCTCCTGTATCGCCTTGCACAAGACTACAGAG ACCTAAATGGGACTGAAGTAGAAGTATGGCCGCATACACCCTCTTCGATCGAGTTTGCACGAATTGTAAACGTAGGGAGGCCGGTATTGTTTCGTA ATACCCCAAATATGAAAGACCTTCCCGCTTTGACAAGATGGACGGATGATTACCTTGGTTCCATCATGGGGGATCGTAAAGTTTCTGTTGCAATCACTCCAAATGGGCAAGTCTTAGCATCATTTGATATTCCCACTGGACTGTCAACCGAACACCGTTTCGTTTTTGCAGGCGAGCAGACGCGTTGCACACTTTGCCAA GAGTTATTCCAGGCCATCAAACGATCAGAGCAA GACGCGTCCAGCGATGTGTGTTACCTACAGTCGCAAAACGGTAACATGTACAGCGCAGTCGACTTTGAGTCCATCCCCGATCGTCCCTCGGACTCAGAATTATGTCCACAGCTCCTGTCTGATGTTCCAAAAGAGATTTCATGGGCGAGTGAAGCGCTCG AGCCCGAACGACACCAGGTCGAACTCCCGACGCGGTGA